A DNA window from Plasmodium vinckei vinckei genome assembly, chromosome: PVVCY_02 contains the following coding sequences:
- a CDS encoding StAR-related lipid transfer protein — MNFKQNKYYIFLVSLFVLAKYNNNVGSYKTSNLVSFKNVTNYRNLEEPMGEENVNENPKYLQQVQLEEDELDVEGNTEKESTTTRVKTKSEILTEEKLATNEKTTFINDELVSKYLNICESVRNNTFGHENNEFFHKSDDCTLFKNPLDKNKTSYEIIGHGKLDDVSLYGMNFALRDLSAIREWNTYITYLNYLDLTKDGIEDKMNKNEVIDPTKHTIEDTDIYNNNSYIYLVNGLPWPFRSHDTPYEYYQKYFPDKNMLLVANRSIKKAFKDVSGYTRIRNYENFFCLYSKNKDIYTPGLDYVSSIFYDVNISAFLQNSILNQLFPKLIFDLNDASRKYTKVGSAMSEEEKATYQLLLQGVPHNKKLKSVENKLTNPGDNGVVATNANMFWTIFISPMYKVAEICMAFIKKTLNVFQ; from the coding sequence atgaatttcaaacagaataaatattatatttttttagtatctttgtttgttttggcgaagtataataataatgttggATCATATAAAACATCAAATTTAGTTtcctttaaaaatgtaactAATTATCGAAATTTAGAAGAACCTATGGGTGAAGAAAATGTAAATGAAAAcccaaaatatttacaacaAGTTCAACTTGAAGAAGATGAATTAGATGTTGAAGGCAATACTGAAAAAGAAAGTACAACAACTCGTGTAAAAACTAAAAGTGAAATATTAACAGAAGAAAAATTAGCtacaaatgaaaaaactACATTCATTAATGATGAATTAGTatctaaatatttaaacatTTGTGAAAGCGTACGCAATAATACATTTGGtcatgaaaataatgaattttttcataaaagtGATGATTGCAccttatttaaaaatccATTAGATAAGAATAAAACAAGTTATGAAATAATAGGACATGGAAAATTAGATGATGTATCACTTTATGGTATGAATTTTGCATTGAGAGATCTTTCAGCAATTAGAGAATGGAATACCTATATtacttatttaaattatttagatTTAACAAAAGATGGAATTGAagataaaatgaataaaaatgaagtaATCGATCCAACCAAACATACGATAGAAGATacagatatatataataataatagttacatttatttagtAAATGGTTTACCATGGCCATTTAGAAGTCATGATACTCCTTAtgaatattatcaaaaatattttcccgataaaaatatgctttTAGTTGCAAATAGATCAATCAAAAAAGCCTTTAAAGATGTTTCAGGTTATACCAGAATTCGAAATTATGAAAACTTTTTTTGcttatattcaaaaaataaagatatatatacccCAGGTCTAGATTATGTCtcatcaattttttatgatgtAAACATTTCAGCATTTTTGCAAAATAGTATACTTAATCAATTATTTCCAAAACTTATCTTTGATTTAAATGACGCATCAAGAAAATATACTAAAGTTGGATCAGCCATGTctgaagaagaaaaagcAACTTATCAACTATTGTTACAAGGCGTACcccataataaaaaacttaaatcagtagaaaataaattaaccAATCCAGGAGATAATGGAGTTGTCGCTACCAACGCCAATATGTTTTGgacaatatttattagcCCAATGTATAAGGTGGCTGAAATTTGTATGgcttttataaaaaaaacattgaATGTATtccaataa